The segment CGTGGCGTCGTCAAGCTCCCTAAATTCCTGGACATAGGCAAAGCAGTTAGGAAATCaagtttatgtgttcatgtctatgttttttttttaatgtgttctcATATTTGTCCACATGAAAACCTCGGATGTGTCTGCGGAGCTCAGGTCCTCCTCCCCGTCTGTGGAGCTGCTGAGTGAAGCTCTGTCACTGCTGAGGAACAAGAAAGCAGACACAGTTGAGGTTGGTTTGGATCTGTTGTAGCTCAAGTTGCAGTTTTtgttcaagaaaaaaaagtgtaatacaCACTGCTCACCTATCAGTTTCATAGTGAATGACTTGAGACAGTGGATCTGCACAAAACTGAACTTTTATCGGTCTTCCTATAAAAATGCATAATTTGAAACTGATAAATTGTTTGAAAATGTGATGCCATATAAAGATTATACCCTCCATCGTCTCCACTCACCTTCTCTTTTGTTCTCTCCGTCGCTGTCGTCATAAAACTCGTAGAAAGCCTTGATTCTCTTCTGCTCTTGTTCCcagttcctctcctcttcatacTCGTCTTCTCCCAACTGTCCAGTCTCCATGATCCCAGAGGCTTCATGTTCGGTGTTGAAGAAGAAGCTATCATCCAGGGATCCCTGGTTGGAGcggtttgttgtttttgcatccCCTCGCTGTACCACTGAGTAGCTGTTGCCGTCTTCTGCACAATGCTGAGTCACATCTGAAGGCGGTGTATCCGCTTcatctgtgtcctctgtggttAACAGGTCCTCAGACAGAAGGCTATCAGTTGTTGACACGTCTAGATTCCAATAATTGTTGAAATCTGCTGGATCCACTCTGTTGTAGTCGTCAGAAAAGGCTGCACCGCTCTCACCGTGAGTCTCCTCCAGTTGCTTACTGCTTTCAAGATCTTGTAGACGCATACAATCAAGGAGTTCCTCATCACTCCTTTTTACTTGGACCTCATCATCACTGGAGGTGTAggaatcactctcacctgttgcACCTCCTTCATCTACTGCCGTCACAGCTGCATCGCCAGACACGTTCTCCACAATGTCTTTTTCTCTATCAGCCACATCCAGGCTCCTGAACTCGTTGGAATCCACCTCTAGATCTCTGCTGTACAGATACCCGCCCCCCTCCTCATCAGTGTCCTCAGCTCTTCCCATCCACATTACATCTGTTACAGCTCTTTCCTGACAGGTTTCCTGCTTTTTAATTGAATCGTTGTCTGATGGACAAGCCAAGGCGATTGACTGGTGATTCTTCTCTTGATTCGTTCCTCCATCTTCTACATATTCACATGAAGAAAAGTCTGAGGGGTAATCTGCAAAGCTCTCACCTGCATCTTGGTGCTCCTCCCCTGAGAAATccttcattttctctccataTTTCTCACTGTCAACTTCAGTAAAAAGATCCTGCAGGTGTTGCACTGATATTTCTGGAAACTCCAAATTGGCTTTCGCTGGGCCATCCACGGAAGGATTTTCAAGCTTCTGCTCACAGCACAGAGCGAGAACAGCTGTTTCTTCTTGTTTGATTTTCATACCCTCACGCTCAGAATCACACAAGTTCTCTTTcgtttcctttttcctctcttgctCGTCCTCTTCAATCCCGTCACCTCTTATCATCATCTCAATGCCACGTTCAGGGACTCTCTCAAAATAGGACACCTCCTCATCACTCTCGCTCTCACCTTGCTCCTTGTTTCTAACTTGAGGGTGTTCAGCACCCTGCGGGTCCAGAGGTTGTCCCTCAGTAAAGATCCTGTCCT is part of the Cyclopterus lumpus isolate fCycLum1 chromosome 7, fCycLum1.pri, whole genome shotgun sequence genome and harbors:
- the dnase1l1l gene encoding deoxyribonuclease I-like 1-like isoform X1, which codes for MALLGSSETAATSFPDLDLENLNFEERFEADISEENFLTKEDGALQQEATGQTAVFSAMETKDINMAKRVDEEQCDDTSEEEDFEGGKVMNRDKTPEQDYSSSEGETEEIGSGEDEEAEEDNMRTGEKSEDLSRLDRCGNEFCEGNKEDRIFTEGQPLDPQGAEHPQVRNKEQGESESDEEVSYFERVPERGIEMMIRGDGIEEDEQERKKETKENLCDSEREGMKIKQEETAVLALCCEQKLENPSVDGPAKANLEFPEISVQHLQDLFTEVDSEKYGEKMKDFSGEEHQDAGESFADYPSDFSSCEYVEDGGTNQEKNHQSIALACPSDNDSIKKQETCQERAVTDVMWMGRAEDTDEEGGGYLYSRDLEVDSNEFRSLDVADREKDIVENVSGDAAVTAVDEGGATGESDSYTSSDDEVQVKRSDEELLDCMRLQDLESSKQLEETHGESGAAFSDDYNRVDPADFNNYWNLDVSTTDSLLSEDLLTTEDTDEADTPPSDVTQHCAEDGNSYSVVQRGDAKTTNRSNQGSLDDSFFFNTEHEASGIMETGQLGEDEYEEERNWEQEQKRIKAFYEFYDDSDGENKREGRPIKVQFCADPLSQVIHYETDSSDRASLSSSTDGEEDLSSADTSEEFRELDDATEMSHAGDPPNTQPPENVPDISNTHICNRKHKCFNMLKLTLKMALVILTGLLMFWFATDQAGWFSHVSFF
- the dnase1l1l gene encoding deoxyribonuclease I-like 1-like isoform X3, producing MALLGSSETAATSFPDLDLENLNFEERFEADISEENFLTKEDGALQQEATGQTAVFSAMETKDINMAKRVDEEQCDDTSEEEDFEGGKVMNRDKTPEQDYSSSEGETEEIGSGEDEEAEEDNMRTGEKSEDLSRLDRCGNEFCEGNKEDRIFTEGQPLDPQGAEHPQVRNKEQGESESDEEVSYFERVPERGIEMMIRGDGIEEDEQERKKETKENLCDSEREGMKIKQEETAVLALCCEQKLENPSVDGPAKANLEFPEISVQHLQDLFTEVDSEKYGEKMKDFSGEEHQDAGESFADYPSDFSSCEYVEDGGTNQEKNHQSIALACPSDNDSIKKQETCQERAVTDVMWMGRAEDTDEEGGGYLYSRDLEVDSNEFRSLDVADREKDIVENVSGDAAVTAVDEGGATGESDSYTSSDDEVQVKRSDEELLDCMRLQDLESSKQLEETHGESGAAFSDDYNRVDPADFNNYWNLDVSTTDSLLSEDLLTTEDTDEADTPPSDVTQHCAEDGNSYSVVQRGDAKTTNRSNQGSLDDSFFFNTEHEASGIMETGQLGEDEYEEERNWEQEQKRIKAFYEFYDDSDGENKREAVTELHSAAPQTGRRT
- the dnase1l1l gene encoding deoxyribonuclease I-like 1-like isoform X2, giving the protein METKDINMAKRVDEEQCDDTSEEEDFEGGKVMNRDKTPEQDYSSSEGETEEIGSGEDEEAEEDNMRTGEKSEDLSRLDRCGNEFCEGNKEDRIFTEGQPLDPQGAEHPQVRNKEQGESESDEEVSYFERVPERGIEMMIRGDGIEEDEQERKKETKENLCDSEREGMKIKQEETAVLALCCEQKLENPSVDGPAKANLEFPEISVQHLQDLFTEVDSEKYGEKMKDFSGEEHQDAGESFADYPSDFSSCEYVEDGGTNQEKNHQSIALACPSDNDSIKKQETCQERAVTDVMWMGRAEDTDEEGGGYLYSRDLEVDSNEFRSLDVADREKDIVENVSGDAAVTAVDEGGATGESDSYTSSDDEVQVKRSDEELLDCMRLQDLESSKQLEETHGESGAAFSDDYNRVDPADFNNYWNLDVSTTDSLLSEDLLTTEDTDEADTPPSDVTQHCAEDGNSYSVVQRGDAKTTNRSNQGSLDDSFFFNTEHEASGIMETGQLGEDEYEEERNWEQEQKRIKAFYEFYDDSDGENKREGRPIKVQFCADPLSQVIHYETDSSDRASLSSSTDGEEDLSSADTSEEFRELDDATEMSHAGDPPNTQPPENVPDISNTHICNRKHKCFNMLKLTLKMALVILTGLLMFWFATDQAGWFSHVSFF